A genomic region of Chitinimonas arctica contains the following coding sequences:
- a CDS encoding c-type cytochrome, translating into MQHKPTWLALGLMMALPLAASAAAGDPTAGAKKNSMCVGCHGIPGYHTAYPEVYRVPKIGGQHADYLASALQAYRTGARKHPSMVAVAAQLSDQDIADLAAFYAAKKEAK; encoded by the coding sequence ATGCAGCACAAGCCAACATGGCTGGCGCTGGGCCTGATGATGGCTCTGCCCCTGGCCGCAAGCGCGGCGGCGGGCGACCCGACGGCCGGCGCGAAGAAGAATTCGATGTGCGTGGGCTGCCACGGCATTCCCGGCTACCACACCGCCTATCCGGAGGTGTACCGGGTGCCCAAGATTGGCGGACAGCACGCCGATTACCTGGCTTCGGCCCTGCAGGCCTATAGGACCGGCGCACGCAAGCATCCGTCCATGGTCGCGGTCGCCGCGCAGCTGTCCGATCAGGATATCGCCGATCTGGCCGCCTTTTACGCCGCCAAGAAGGAAGCCAAATGA
- a CDS encoding MerR family transcriptional regulator yields the protein MSADPLLGLNISAVERETGLSKELLRIWERRYGFPLPARDAQGDRVYPSEQVEKLRLVRRLLDRGLRPSKIVRSEVAELARLLESMGNGDKHGQSAADIDPLIRSLTSRDLGELQRHLQGELVVRGLRDFVAEYMPRANTRIGEAWFSGEIGAWQEHCYVEQIGQTVRMATNALNQPLAPPRVLLTTPAGEQHGLGLLMVEAMLRMQSCQTWSLGVSLPLDDIVMAATEFGCDIIALSLSASFPQREAAELAAVLRQRLPRAISLWLGGAGVAGLKRLPEGVVRIDRLVEIAPAVNAWRAGRP from the coding sequence ATGTCTGCTGATCCCTTGCTCGGACTCAACATAAGTGCCGTTGAGCGCGAAACCGGCCTTTCCAAGGAACTGTTGCGAATCTGGGAACGGCGCTACGGTTTTCCCCTGCCGGCGCGCGATGCCCAGGGTGACCGGGTCTATCCCTCGGAGCAGGTCGAGAAGTTGCGCCTGGTGCGGCGGCTGCTGGACCGTGGCCTGCGCCCCAGCAAGATCGTGCGGAGCGAAGTGGCCGAACTGGCACGCCTGCTGGAGAGCATGGGCAACGGCGACAAGCATGGCCAATCGGCCGCCGACATCGATCCCCTGATCCGCAGCCTGACCAGCCGTGACCTGGGCGAGTTGCAGCGCCATCTGCAAGGCGAACTGGTCGTGCGCGGCTTGCGCGACTTCGTCGCCGAATATATGCCGCGCGCCAATACCCGTATCGGCGAGGCCTGGTTCTCCGGCGAGATCGGCGCGTGGCAGGAACACTGCTATGTCGAACAGATCGGCCAGACCGTGCGCATGGCGACCAATGCCCTGAACCAGCCCCTGGCGCCGCCGCGCGTGCTGCTGACCACGCCTGCCGGCGAACAGCACGGCCTGGGCCTGCTGATGGTGGAAGCCATGCTGCGCATGCAGTCTTGCCAGACATGGTCGCTGGGGGTGTCGCTGCCGCTGGACGATATCGTCATGGCGGCCACCGAATTCGGCTGCGATATCATTGCCTTGTCCCTTTCCGCCAGTTTCCCGCAGCGCGAGGCGGCCGAACTGGCTGCCGTGCTGCGGCAACGCCTGCCGCGCGCGATCTCGCTCTGGCTGGGCGGTGCGGGCGTGGCGGGGCTGAAACGTTTGCCGGAAGGGGTGGTGCGGATAGACCGGCTGGTAGAGATCGCGCCGGCGGTGAACGCGTGGCGGGCGGGCCGGCCGTAG
- a CDS encoding lytic transglycosylase has protein sequence MIKIKFHLAPLFALVAALFAPQAFADEGAIVPTPTESVVKLPEADNGPAVSNSPLLNPSANPMLNKPALALPSEQTDLWVRVRQGFKMGEVDTAAVRAQERIYASKPEYMQRVIERSRRYMYFIVGEVEKRGMPTEIALLPIVESAFIPRAQSHAAASGLWQFIPSTGQRYGLERTWWYDGRQDVMAATYAALDYLQDLYNLFGDWQLALAAYNWGEGGVGRALAKSRAKGLEDGFDNIKKPQETENYVPKLLAVRNIIANPAAFGLSIPAMPNQPYFQPVSTGKHMDLQLAAKLAGTTVEELLQLNPGLIRPVFAHKEDRKLLLPVDKVVAFEENLQRYDKPLLSWQPYVTKRGESFEGIAGKFGIQMAELRDVNKLGSARAANGQTILVPIRDSVDVSERQNLAALIAGAGKQEADQPPVAARQASARTESRTESRAESSYQVQRGDTLFSIAKRNGMTAAELKRLNGMRSNHVAQGSILKLEDGGRSQAADKLARSDKNDKADSAKASAQRQHVVRRGDTLDEIARRYDVSVSDLKKWNRPAARGALRVGYKLQIRHEG, from the coding sequence ATGATCAAAATCAAATTCCATCTCGCTCCCCTGTTCGCCCTGGTCGCCGCGCTGTTCGCGCCGCAGGCCTTTGCCGACGAAGGCGCGATCGTGCCGACGCCCACCGAGTCCGTCGTCAAGCTGCCCGAGGCCGACAACGGCCCGGCCGTTTCCAACAGCCCCCTGCTGAATCCATCCGCCAATCCCATGCTGAACAAGCCGGCGCTGGCCCTGCCATCCGAGCAGACCGATCTCTGGGTGCGGGTGCGGCAAGGTTTCAAGATGGGCGAAGTCGATACCGCCGCGGTACGCGCCCAGGAACGCATCTACGCCAGCAAGCCTGAATATATGCAGCGGGTGATCGAGCGTAGCCGTCGCTATATGTACTTTATCGTGGGCGAAGTAGAGAAGCGCGGCATGCCTACCGAGATCGCCTTGCTGCCCATCGTCGAAAGCGCCTTCATACCGCGGGCGCAATCGCATGCGGCAGCGTCCGGCCTGTGGCAATTCATTCCGTCCACCGGCCAGCGTTACGGCCTGGAGCGTACCTGGTGGTACGACGGACGCCAGGACGTCATGGCCGCTACCTACGCGGCGCTGGATTATCTGCAAGACCTGTACAACCTGTTCGGCGATTGGCAGCTGGCGCTGGCCGCCTATAACTGGGGCGAAGGCGGTGTCGGCCGCGCCCTGGCCAAATCGCGGGCCAAGGGTCTGGAAGATGGCTTCGACAATATCAAGAAGCCGCAGGAAACCGAGAACTACGTGCCCAAGTTGCTGGCGGTGCGCAATATCATCGCCAATCCGGCCGCTTTCGGCCTCAGTATCCCGGCCATGCCCAACCAGCCCTATTTCCAGCCGGTTTCCACCGGCAAGCATATGGACTTGCAACTGGCGGCCAAGTTGGCGGGCACGACGGTGGAAGAGCTGCTGCAACTGAATCCAGGCTTGATCCGCCCGGTATTCGCCCACAAGGAAGACCGCAAGCTCCTGCTGCCGGTGGACAAGGTGGTCGCCTTCGAAGAGAACTTGCAGCGCTACGATAAACCGCTGCTTTCCTGGCAGCCCTATGTCACCAAGCGAGGCGAGTCCTTTGAAGGGATTGCCGGCAAATTCGGCATCCAGATGGCCGAACTGCGCGACGTGAACAAGCTAGGCAGCGCCCGGGCCGCCAATGGCCAGACCATCCTGGTGCCGATACGCGATAGCGTGGATGTCAGCGAACGACAGAACCTGGCTGCCTTGATCGCCGGTGCCGGCAAGCAGGAAGCCGACCAGCCGCCAGTCGCCGCCCGCCAGGCCAGTGCCCGCACAGAAAGTCGCACCGAAAGCCGTGCCGAAAGCAGCTACCAGGTGCAGCGCGGCGATACGCTGTTCTCCATTGCCAAGCGCAATGGCATGACCGCCGCCGAACTGAAGCGCTTGAATGGAATGAGATCCAATCATGTGGCCCAGGGCAGCATCCTCAAGCTGGAAGATGGCGGCAGGTCGCAAGCGGCCGACAAGCTGGCCAGGTCCGACAAAAACGACAAGGCCGACAGTGCCAAGGCCAGCGCCCAGCGCCAGCATGTGGTGCGCCGGGGCGATACCCTGGATGAGATTGCCCGGCGCTATGATGTGTCGGTCAGCGACTTGAAGAAGTGGAATCGTCCTGCGGCGAGGGGTGCGCTGCGAGTGGGCTACAAGCTGCAGATTCGCCACGAAGGCTGA
- the gloB gene encoding hydroxyacylglutathione hydrolase: protein MLAILPVPILKDNYVWLLHQHGLAVVVDPGEAAPVAARLAQLNLRLAAILITHHHGDHTGGLAGLRAAFGCPVFGPPTVTGVDRPVAEGDRVALDDIQLRFDVMAVPGHTLDHLAYFGHGALFCGDTLFACGCGRLFEGSPAQMQASLARLAALPGDTLLCCTHEYTLANERFARAVEPHNAALLARMEHDEACRSRGEPTLPGNLACEAATNPFLRWSEPAVIAAARLHGALDDSPRQVFTALRRWKDDFRA from the coding sequence ATGCTGGCAATCCTGCCTGTTCCTATCCTCAAGGACAACTATGTTTGGTTGCTGCACCAGCACGGCCTGGCGGTAGTGGTCGATCCCGGCGAGGCCGCACCGGTCGCGGCGCGGCTGGCGCAGTTGAATTTGCGGCTGGCCGCCATCCTGATCACCCACCATCACGGTGATCATACCGGCGGTCTGGCCGGTCTGCGCGCAGCGTTTGGCTGCCCGGTCTTCGGCCCGCCGACCGTTACCGGCGTGGACCGCCCGGTGGCGGAGGGCGACCGGGTGGCGCTGGACGATATCCAGCTCCGCTTCGACGTCATGGCCGTCCCTGGCCACACCCTCGACCACCTGGCCTATTTCGGGCATGGCGCGCTATTTTGCGGCGACACCTTGTTCGCTTGCGGCTGCGGCCGCCTGTTCGAAGGCTCGCCGGCCCAGATGCAGGCCTCGCTGGCCCGGCTGGCCGCGCTGCCGGGCGACACGCTGCTGTGCTGTACCCATGAATATACGCTTGCCAACGAACGCTTTGCGCGCGCGGTGGAGCCGCACAATGCCGCCTTGCTGGCGCGCATGGAACACGATGAGGCGTGCCGCTCCCGGGGCGAGCCGACGCTGCCCGGAAATTTGGCTTGCGAGGCTGCAACCAATCCCTTTCTGCGCTGGTCAGAACCGGCGGTTATCGCGGCGGCTCGACTTCATGGCGCGCTCGATGATAGCCCGCGGCAGGTTTTTACCGCGCTGCGCCGCTGGAAGGACGATTTCCGGGCCTGA
- a CDS encoding sensor domain-containing diguanylate cyclase: MFDGLMQLFASSGFIPHGYCFAWSSTLLWTYVIANALIAIAYFSIPVALVIVTRSRADLHFNRVMLMFAAFILACGATHIFDIITIWQPIYWLDAWTRLATGVISLMTAIVLWRLIPQIRAFPSPRQLSEANIKLQDEIAARKDKEMELKASEEELRLLSETLEANVVERTAELAETNARLQGEVADRQRMQNELQILNRKLEETLRQQAARSNEMEQLNKMGDLMQSCVSVQELSHVLCNFSAGYLEAPAGAVYLIEDESGLVNAESSWGVLPEAERTFPPANCWALRRGQIHPADALQQNLHCQHVSDDSDHVCVPLIGNGETLGLLHLRQPRGLHESAFLDGVAKRAALALVGLKTREALFNEATHDPLTGLYNRRYLDGAQDDAERRAKRSNRSVGLMMLDLDHFKAINDNYGHEVGDDVLREFSAQLKSSLRSGDVACRYGGEEFTVILNGASLATTRQRAEQFRQSVEQMGVKYRDRILKFTVSIGIAAYPEDGNQLADVLHAADAALYFAKNHGRNQVASAANMREAATP, from the coding sequence ATGTTCGATGGCTTGATGCAGCTATTTGCCAGCAGCGGCTTCATACCCCATGGCTATTGCTTTGCCTGGTCCAGCACCCTGCTGTGGACCTATGTCATCGCCAACGCCTTGATCGCTATTGCTTATTTCAGTATCCCGGTGGCCCTGGTCATCGTGACCCGCAGCCGCGCCGACCTGCATTTCAACCGCGTGATGCTGATGTTCGCCGCCTTTATCCTGGCCTGCGGCGCCACCCATATATTCGACATCATCACCATCTGGCAGCCCATCTACTGGCTGGATGCCTGGACGCGCCTGGCAACCGGCGTGATCTCGCTGATGACCGCCATCGTGCTATGGCGGCTGATTCCGCAGATCCGCGCCTTTCCCAGTCCGCGCCAATTGTCGGAGGCCAATATCAAGCTGCAGGACGAAATCGCCGCCCGCAAGGACAAGGAGATGGAACTGAAGGCCAGCGAGGAAGAACTGCGGCTGCTGTCCGAAACCCTGGAAGCCAATGTGGTGGAACGCACCGCCGAATTGGCGGAAACCAATGCCCGCCTGCAGGGCGAAGTTGCCGACCGACAGCGCATGCAGAACGAATTGCAGATCCTCAACCGCAAGCTGGAAGAAACGCTGCGCCAGCAAGCGGCGCGCTCCAATGAAATGGAGCAACTGAACAAGATGGGCGACTTGATGCAGAGCTGCGTTTCTGTGCAGGAGCTGTCGCACGTGCTGTGCAATTTTTCCGCCGGCTATCTGGAAGCGCCGGCCGGGGCGGTCTACCTGATCGAAGACGAGTCCGGCCTGGTCAATGCGGAAAGTAGCTGGGGCGTGCTGCCGGAAGCCGAGCGCACCTTTCCGCCCGCCAATTGCTGGGCCTTGCGGCGTGGGCAGATCCATCCGGCCGATGCCTTGCAACAGAACCTGCATTGCCAGCATGTCAGCGATGACAGCGATCACGTCTGCGTACCGTTGATCGGCAACGGCGAGACCCTGGGCCTGCTCCATTTGCGCCAGCCGCGTGGCCTGCACGAGTCGGCTTTTCTCGATGGCGTCGCCAAGCGCGCCGCCCTGGCCCTGGTCGGCCTGAAGACGCGCGAAGCACTGTTCAACGAAGCCACCCACGACCCGCTGACCGGCCTGTACAACCGCCGCTACCTTGACGGCGCCCAGGACGATGCCGAACGGCGCGCCAAGCGCAGCAATCGATCGGTCGGCCTGATGATGCTGGATCTGGATCACTTCAAGGCCATCAACGACAACTATGGCCATGAAGTGGGCGACGACGTGTTGCGCGAGTTCTCCGCCCAGCTGAAATCAAGCCTGCGCTCCGGCGATGTGGCCTGTCGCTATGGCGGTGAGGAATTCACCGTCATCCTGAACGGCGCCAGTCTTGCCACCACCCGACAGCGGGCCGAGCAGTTTCGCCAGTCGGTGGAACAGATGGGCGTGAAGTATCGCGACCGGATTTTGAAATTCACCGTTTCGATCGGCATCGCCGCCTACCCCGAAGACGGCAACCAGCTGGCCGACGTGCTGCACGCCGCCGATGCCGCGCTTTACTTTGCCAAGAACCATGGCCGCAACCAGGTCGCCTCGGCTGCCAATATGCGGGAGGCGGCTACGCCATAA
- a CDS encoding c-type cytochrome: MNRAFRFTLAALSCLALTAQAADLAAGKAKSEQVCASCHLADGNSTNPQYPILAGQHPDYLRKALRDYQSGARSNAIMADQAKALSKAEIDNLSAWFASQPSKLNMAR, encoded by the coding sequence ATGAATCGCGCTTTCCGCTTCACCCTCGCGGCCCTGAGCTGTCTGGCGCTCACCGCCCAAGCCGCCGATCTGGCCGCCGGCAAGGCAAAATCCGAACAGGTCTGCGCCAGCTGCCATCTGGCCGACGGCAATAGCACCAATCCGCAATATCCCATCCTGGCCGGCCAACACCCGGATTATCTGCGCAAGGCACTAAGGGATTACCAAAGCGGCGCACGCAGCAATGCCATCATGGCCGACCAGGCCAAAGCGCTGTCGAAAGCCGAAATCGACAATCTATCCGCCTGGTTCGCATCGCAGCCAAGCAAGCTGAATATGGCACGTTAG
- a CDS encoding class I SAM-dependent methyltransferase, with translation MRVSNINSLPSHEQFAVWLASPLGQYVLERERRFFDRAVADVFGYYAVQLELPGLPLLQANRMPTRLVAGLSDGCQLSCDPRQLPFPAASVDLLLLPHTLDFHPDPRAVLREVERVLVPEGRLVLTGFNPRSLWGAARLGKRRRGVPWQGQFLSLPRLKDWLALLDFEAEGGRICCYAPPLSSPRWQERFAFMEAAGDRWWPVGGGVYCLEMVKRVRGMRLIAPSWKRAGARVRQVAVAVPDRHSPHEE, from the coding sequence ATGCGTGTCTCCAATATCAATTCCTTGCCGTCCCACGAGCAGTTCGCCGTGTGGCTGGCCAGCCCGCTGGGCCAGTATGTGCTGGAGCGGGAGCGTCGTTTCTTTGACCGGGCAGTGGCCGATGTGTTCGGTTACTACGCCGTGCAATTGGAATTGCCCGGCTTGCCGCTGCTGCAGGCCAATCGCATGCCTACCCGCCTGGTGGCAGGCTTGTCCGACGGCTGCCAGCTGAGCTGCGACCCACGCCAATTGCCTTTTCCGGCGGCCAGCGTGGATTTGCTGCTGCTGCCGCACACCCTGGATTTCCATCCCGATCCCCGTGCCGTCTTGCGCGAAGTCGAACGGGTCCTGGTACCGGAAGGCCGGTTGGTCCTGACCGGTTTCAATCCACGTAGTTTGTGGGGTGCGGCGCGGCTGGGCAAGCGCCGTCGCGGCGTGCCCTGGCAAGGCCAGTTCCTCTCCCTGCCCCGCCTGAAGGATTGGCTGGCCCTGTTGGATTTCGAAGCGGAAGGGGGCCGTATTTGCTGCTACGCCCCGCCACTGAGCAGTCCCCGCTGGCAGGAGCGTTTCGCCTTCATGGAAGCGGCCGGCGATCGCTGGTGGCCCGTGGGCGGCGGCGTCTACTGCCTGGAGATGGTCAAGCGGGTGCGCGGCATGCGCCTGATCGCCCCCAGCTGGAAGCGTGCCGGCGCGCGCGTCCGGCAAGTGGCGGTGGCGGTGCCCGACCGCCATAGCCCACACGAAGAATAG
- a CDS encoding glycosyl hydrolase family 18 protein encodes MNSKYNALRRFALSTVTASMATAGVLYAPAAMAANCVTPWAEGNVYASSTLASYQSKNYKALQTHTAYVGANWNPAATPTLWAFVETCTATPTPTPTPTPTPTPTPTPTPTPTPTPTPTPMPTPTVCYLTWNSTNAYTAGQRVTYNGRNYEAKWWTQGEAPAANTGSGKPWTDLGVCKPTPTPTPTPTPTPTPTPTPTPTPTPTPTPTPTPTPTPTPTPTPTPTPTPTPTPTPTPTPTPTPTPTPTPTPTPTPTPTPTPTPTPTPGARQVGSYFAQWGIYGRNYQVKNIETSGSAAKMTFLNYAFGNVYQKNGGYECDIQYRTESGNGDGGDPFADYSKSFDATTSVDGVADRWDSPLRGNFGQLKRLKAKHPGLSTMISLGGWSWSRWFSAASMTDTLRKQLVRSCVDLYIKGNLPSYDGAGGTAAAAGLFDGIDIDWEFPGVQGFGYNTVSPADKQNFTLLLQEFRQQLDALGATTGKRYKLTVAIGAGKDKIDMTEPAKYSQYLDWINLMSYDFHGGWDATGPTDFHSHLYNDPASPNASTPLGASYNIDSAVGALIAAGAPAKKIVLGVPFYGRGWTGVRNIGNGLYQSASGPARGSYEAGIEDYKVLKNAAGTLFTHPVTKQSWKFDGSTFWSYDTPAVIQTKIDYVKAKGLGGMMSWSLDGDTPNGELMGAMGAVR; translated from the coding sequence ATGAACAGCAAGTACAACGCCTTACGGCGATTCGCCTTGAGTACTGTCACCGCCAGCATGGCCACGGCCGGCGTGCTTTATGCACCGGCTGCCATGGCGGCCAACTGCGTGACACCCTGGGCGGAAGGCAATGTCTACGCCAGCAGTACGCTGGCTTCTTACCAAAGCAAGAACTACAAAGCCCTGCAAACGCATACCGCCTACGTGGGTGCCAACTGGAACCCGGCCGCGACGCCAACGCTGTGGGCTTTTGTAGAAACCTGTACCGCGACGCCGACGCCGACGCCGACGCCAACGCCAACGCCAACGCCAACGCCAACGCCAACGCCGACTCCGACTCCGACTCCGACTCCGACCCCAATGCCGACACCGACTGTTTGCTATCTGACCTGGAACAGTACGAACGCGTATACGGCGGGTCAGCGCGTTACGTACAACGGCCGCAATTACGAAGCCAAGTGGTGGACGCAAGGTGAAGCACCTGCCGCCAACACCGGTAGCGGAAAGCCTTGGACCGATTTGGGTGTCTGCAAACCCACGCCAACGCCAACGCCAACACCAACGCCAACACCAACACCAACACCAACACCAACACCAACACCAACACCAACACCAACACCAACACCAACACCAACACCAACACCAACACCAACACCAACACCAACACCAACACCAACACCAACACCAACACCAACACCAACACCAACACCAACACCAACACCAACACCAACACCAACACCAACACCAACACCAACACCAACACCAACACCAACACCAACACCAACACCAACACCTGGCGCGCGCCAAGTCGGTTCTTATTTCGCCCAATGGGGCATCTACGGCCGCAACTATCAGGTCAAGAACATCGAAACATCCGGTTCCGCCGCGAAGATGACCTTTCTCAACTACGCCTTCGGCAACGTCTACCAGAAGAACGGCGGCTACGAATGCGATATCCAGTACCGTACCGAATCGGGTAATGGCGATGGCGGCGACCCATTTGCCGATTACAGCAAGTCGTTCGACGCGACTACCTCGGTCGATGGCGTGGCGGACCGCTGGGATAGTCCGCTGCGCGGCAACTTCGGCCAGCTCAAGCGGCTGAAGGCCAAGCATCCTGGTCTGAGCACCATGATTTCGCTGGGCGGCTGGTCCTGGTCCAGATGGTTCTCGGCCGCATCGATGACCGATACCTTGCGTAAGCAACTGGTCCGTAGCTGTGTCGATCTCTATATCAAGGGCAATCTGCCGTCCTATGACGGTGCCGGAGGCACGGCCGCCGCGGCCGGCTTGTTCGACGGCATCGATATCGATTGGGAATTCCCCGGCGTGCAGGGCTTTGGCTACAACACGGTCAGCCCGGCCGATAAGCAGAACTTCACCTTGCTACTGCAGGAGTTCCGCCAGCAGCTCGACGCCCTCGGTGCGACCACCGGCAAGCGCTACAAGCTGACCGTGGCGATAGGCGCCGGCAAGGACAAGATCGATATGACCGAACCGGCCAAGTACAGCCAGTACCTGGACTGGATCAACCTGATGTCCTATGACTTCCATGGCGGATGGGATGCCACCGGACCGACCGATTTCCATTCCCATCTCTATAACGATCCGGCCAGTCCCAATGCCAGCACGCCGCTGGGCGCAAGCTACAACATCGACAGCGCGGTCGGCGCCTTGATCGCGGCCGGCGCGCCAGCCAAAAAGATCGTGCTGGGCGTGCCTTTCTACGGTCGTGGCTGGACCGGCGTGCGCAATATCGGCAACGGCTTGTACCAAAGCGCGAGCGGTCCGGCCCGGGGTTCCTACGAGGCGGGGATCGAGGACTACAAGGTGCTGAAGAACGCCGCCGGCACGCTGTTTACCCATCCGGTCACCAAGCAGAGCTGGAAGTTCGATGGATCGACCTTCTGGTCCTACGATACCCCGGCAGTCATCCAGACCAAGATCGACTATGTCAAAGCCAAGGGTCTGGGCGGCATGATGAGCTGGTCGCTGGACGGCGATACCCCGAACGGTGAGTTGATGGGCGCAATGGGCGCGGTTCGCTAA
- a CDS encoding GAF domain-containing protein, with the protein MFQTADQSRTPDYAALARQLDSLLAGERDFIASAAQFSAFIYQTLADLNWAGFYLARGEELVLGPFQGKVACVRIPFGRGVCGTCAVQCETIVVADVHAFPGHIACDSASNSEIVLPVIHNGRLIGVFDIDSPQTDRFSDADRMGLELLLARFVAAIDY; encoded by the coding sequence ATGTTCCAGACAGCAGATCAAAGCCGCACGCCGGATTACGCCGCGCTTGCCCGTCAACTTGACAGCCTGCTGGCGGGAGAACGCGATTTCATTGCCTCGGCGGCGCAGTTTTCCGCTTTTATCTACCAAACCCTGGCGGACTTGAACTGGGCTGGCTTCTATCTGGCGCGGGGCGAAGAGCTGGTACTCGGCCCCTTCCAGGGCAAGGTAGCCTGCGTACGCATCCCTTTCGGCCGCGGAGTATGCGGGACATGCGCCGTACAGTGCGAAACCATCGTGGTGGCCGATGTACACGCCTTCCCGGGCCATATCGCCTGCGACTCGGCTTCGAATTCGGAGATTGTGCTGCCGGTTATCCATAACGGCCGGCTGATCGGCGTATTCGATATCGACAGTCCGCAGACCGATCGATTCAGCGATGCTGATCGGATGGGGTTGGAATTGCTACTGGCTCGGTTTGTGGCGGCGATCGATTACTGA
- a CDS encoding 2OG-Fe(II) oxygenase, producing the protein MSEWNAEWQAWLSDNRTRGCSVESMIAAMVGAGFPLEVARRQVEGAAASPAVEAAYRYDRMPVAAGNRIDVGDRMVTVALRCERPQVLVLDGVLSSAECEEIMARSRDKLRRSTTVDPLTGKEDVIDRRTSEGTFFARCEDDFIRSIDERVARLMNWPLENGEGLQILRYGVGGEYTPHFDYFPPADPGSAAHVAQGGQRVATLIIYLNDVAEGGATIFPDAGLTVTPRQGSAVYFRYGNQAGQLDAMTLHGGAPVEGGEKWIMTKWMRERRYG; encoded by the coding sequence ATGTCCGAATGGAATGCCGAGTGGCAGGCCTGGCTGTCCGACAATCGGACGCGCGGCTGTTCGGTGGAATCGATGATTGCGGCCATGGTGGGGGCGGGCTTCCCGCTGGAGGTGGCCAGGCGTCAAGTCGAGGGTGCGGCCGCCTCGCCGGCTGTCGAAGCAGCCTATCGCTACGACCGCATGCCGGTTGCCGCGGGCAATCGCATCGATGTCGGCGATCGCATGGTGACGGTGGCCCTGCGCTGCGAGCGGCCGCAGGTCCTGGTGCTGGATGGCGTGCTGTCCAGTGCGGAGTGTGAGGAGATCATGGCCCGTTCGCGCGACAAGCTGCGGCGTTCGACCACCGTGGATCCACTTACCGGCAAGGAGGACGTCATCGACCGCCGTACCAGCGAGGGGACTTTCTTTGCCCGTTGCGAGGACGACTTTATTCGCAGCATCGATGAGCGGGTGGCGCGGTTGATGAACTGGCCGCTGGAAAATGGCGAGGGCTTGCAGATCCTTCGCTACGGTGTCGGCGGTGAGTACACGCCGCATTTCGATTATTTTCCGCCGGCAGATCCGGGCAGTGCCGCGCATGTCGCTCAGGGTGGGCAGCGGGTCGCCACCTTGATCATTTACCTCAACGATGTGGCCGAAGGCGGCGCCACCATCTTTCCCGACGCCGGCCTGACGGTTACGCCACGGCAGGGTAGCGCAGTCTATTTCCGATACGGCAATCAAGCTGGGCAGCTCGATGCGATGACCCTGCATGGCGGTGCGCCGGTGGAAGGCGGCGAGAAATGGATCATGACCAAATGGATGCGGGAGCGCCGTTATGGATGA
- a CDS encoding GNAT family N-acetyltransferase: MTPTPPHLSDGSLIVRLAGSQDVTAFLTYLQVNRNAFAPVEPRRPESYYSAEACLTRIVLNRAQFQDGRSACLLVLEPDDRTVIGTINFSALSDYPHHAAVLGYSLAVTEWGKGRMYRALSLAIEWIFAEFNLHRLSANHLPDNERSGRLLAKLGFRREGYAPAYLLIAGVWRDHVLTALTNANWRVRGHTQSLVVGESGRASSI, translated from the coding sequence ATGACGCCGACTCCCCCTCACCTCTCCGACGGTAGCCTTATCGTTCGCCTGGCCGGCAGCCAGGATGTCACGGCCTTCCTGACGTACCTGCAAGTCAATCGAAACGCTTTTGCACCGGTCGAGCCACGCCGCCCGGAAAGCTACTACAGCGCCGAAGCCTGCCTGACCCGTATCGTGCTGAATCGCGCGCAATTCCAGGACGGCCGCAGCGCGTGCTTGCTGGTGCTCGAACCCGACGACCGCACGGTGATCGGCACGATCAACTTCTCGGCCCTGTCCGACTATCCCCACCACGCCGCGGTACTGGGATATTCACTGGCGGTGACCGAATGGGGCAAGGGACGGATGTACCGCGCCTTGTCGCTTGCTATCGAGTGGATTTTCGCGGAATTCAACCTGCATCGCCTATCCGCCAACCATCTACCGGACAATGAACGCAGCGGCCGCCTGTTGGCCAAGCTGGGATTCCGCCGGGAGGGTTATGCACCAGCCTACCTACTGATCGCCGGGGTATGGCGCGATCACGTCCTGACCGCACTGACCAATGCAAATTGGCGGGTACGCGGCCATACCCAATCCCTGGTCGTCGGAGAAAGTGGCCGCGCCTCCTCCATTTGA